Proteins encoded in a region of the Spiribacter sp. 1M189 genome:
- the rplQ gene encoding 50S ribosomal protein L17, whose translation MRHRKAGRKLNRNSSHRQAMFRNMSASLFEHEAIRTTLPKAKELRRVAEPLITLAGNDTVANRRLAFARLRNKAIVTKLFEELGPRYRERPGGYLRILKAGFRAGDNAPMAFVELVDRPMAEAPEEADEEVAEAS comes from the coding sequence ATGCGTCATCGCAAGGCAGGACGGAAACTCAACCGCAACAGTTCGCATCGGCAGGCGATGTTCCGCAACATGTCGGCATCACTGTTCGAGCACGAGGCCATTCGGACCACGCTGCCCAAGGCCAAGGAGCTGCGGCGTGTGGCCGAGCCACTGATCACGCTGGCCGGTAATGATACGGTGGCGAACCGCCGCCTGGCGTTCGCCCGGCTGCGCAACAAGGCAATCGTCACCAAGCTCTTCGAGGAGTTGGGTCCGCGTTACCGCGAGCGCCCCGGTGGCTATCTGCGCATCCTCAAGGCCGGGTTCCGGGCCGGAGACAATGCGCCGATGGCATTTGTGGAGCTGGTGGACCGGCCCATGGCGGAAGCGCCCGAGGAAGCCGACGAAGAAGTCGCCGAGGCCTCCTGA